From Garra rufa chromosome 19, GarRuf1.0, whole genome shotgun sequence, the proteins below share one genomic window:
- the LOC141292953 gene encoding general transcription factor 3C polypeptide 5-like isoform X1, producing the protein MEIVGLIGTTYKFQGMADFQYLASHNDPDGNQMSLYDKIILRKPEKKEFYDSPVPLFLPPPIFSRLDTPVDYYYRPDVLHSRETAMQSVLLKDHIIAPNRARRPNNAIFVNFDDKTIPSEPLEAAVMCWKKVCVHPNDLKAEQQLRQLFEKRPIWSRNAVKANINIHPEKMKHLLPYVAYYMLTGPWRSLWVRFGYDPRKTAEAKIYQVLDFRIRYGMKHGFGVNDMPVKPKRSAYHYSHPTTINRAVPQPASVTDITQESPSSSGPKPATAKYLLKDSVYIFRDGMLPPYRQMFYQLCDLDVEKIKNLIHKNDGNEEVCDERDGWCVPHTADELRNIISGMIQQQVRVNRPGKTPKNNALFIIKHKSQIIFVIYIFLIIAASSSQKPVRNRPKTVDSGEEEDEDEDDDEDYKPSDGSDNEMETEIAEYI; encoded by the exons ATGGAGATAGTGGGACTTATTGGAACCACGTATAAATTTCAAG GAATGGCTGACTTCCAGTACCTAGCGTCTCACAACGATCCAGATGGAAACCAGATGTCTTTGTACGACAAGATAATTTTGCGCAAACCCGAGAAGAAAGAATTCTACGACAGTCCTGTGCCTCTTTTCCTTCCTCCTCCCATTTTCTCTCGACTCGATACGCCTGTGGATTATTACTATCGACCGGACGTATTACACAG CAGGGAAACAGCAATGCAGTCTGTTCTCCTAAAAGATCACATCATTGCCCCGAATCGAGCTCGCCGGCCAAACAATGCCATTTTTGTCAACTTCGATGACAAAACTATACCGTCAGAACCTTTAGAAGCTGCAGTGATGTGCTGGAAGAAGGTCTGTGTGCATCCTAATGATCTAAAGGCAGAGCAGCAACTCAGACAG CTCTTCGAGAAAAGGCCCATATGGTCTCGCAATGCAGTCAAGGCCAACATTAACATTCACCCTGAGAAAATGAAGCACCTCCTCCCTTATGTGGCGtactacatg TTAACAGGGCCATGGAGGAGTTTGTGGGTCAGGTTTGGATACGATCCTCGAAAGACGGCTGAAGCAAAAATCTACCAGGTTCTAGACTTCAGGATCCGCTATGGAATGAAACATG gATTCGGTGTCAATGACATGCCAGTGAAACCCAAGAGAAGTGCTTATCATTACAGCCACCCAACCACTATCAACAGGGCAG TTCCTCAACCTGCTAGTGTGACTGACATCACCCAGGAGAGTCCTTCATCTTCAGGACCCAAACCTGCCACAGCCAAGTACTTACTAAAG GACTCGGTCTACATTTTCCGAGACGGAATGCTTCCTCCATACCGCCAGATGTTCTACCAGTTGTGTGATCTAGATGTAGAAAA aataaaaaatctcATTCATAAGAATGATGGGAACGAGGAAGTGTGTGATGAGAGAGATGGCTGGTGTGTGCCGCATACGGCTGACGAGCTCAGGAATATCATCTCTGGAATGATCCAGCAACAGGTCCGAGTCAACCGGCCAGGTAAAACGCCCAAAAATAATGCattgtttattattaaacataaaagccaaataatatttgtaatatatatttttttaatcattgcaGCTTCATCCAGCCAAAAGCCTGTCAGAAATAGACCAAAAACAGTTGACAGCGGAGAGGAGGAAGACGAAGATGAAGATGACGATGAAGATTACAAACCCTCTGATGGGAGCGACAACGAAATGGAAACTGAGATTGCAGAATACATCTAA
- the LOC141292064 gene encoding uncharacterized protein, with translation MIRRSRISVRPNVKPAGRAQTASRDASVDNVQPPQASSDFSPCEGSEVTAEKLKTPPPIAPLERTNEDVSQNSCPSDKLETNKHGEDAASKSSDAQDSTSTSATSGPQRRKRFTALPNLAKPRASSAPSRTPKSPVKPVTPSESKTSTPTEESSHQVPEPVNNPKLPRRRRPSEGGRQAKVQPIPATPLQNDRETDMQEDGGLEDTPVLLTIQQGQSKHPLINSKPDTILVHEKPSAVKDVVVQQESDSGPPPDQSQLDLLRERLNKVKTPSKILKSLKTLNDPADMVRLAQARKLRELLKKEMNKQKEDKKKPKIGIKERKAPKDHTKMTMRELIYYLPDSNPMKSFTEEEQKASETLLDDASTLTSSNIPAAPSVQETLVEDAVHEEDEERMEETQPVEEEPLLVPRVKVAEDGSLIIDEESLTVQVTRANGPNPAEDRDPIFERGSTTTYSSFRKGTYTKPWSNGETEMFYLAISMVGTDFSMISQLFPHRARMEIKNKFKKEERNNSWRIDKAFKEKRRLDLDFFKTFMEQILKDEENKKSKNKRLVKLAKAQRRVQRKVRATKSREIDSSTDSESDVVAGEKENEDLSNDGGSDTTPKKRRRRDMNTPERTIKRTNGEAAIDDPEDCENLASDGQSQDDRAESETFSSRYKSPAIKPAQLKGRPQRPIPNLSRKWGNRRPLPKGNVQEDGTSAGEESKTDKSPKVPSPSTKEKKQSTVLLELEDLEEEPDLTAVQEQIFNKPTRSGRIPKLSQHVIQAAAEEEEEEDELSDLPVSSKVRGQGIKARRSKLKPGPRLKQGMPRRGKSRLVTLLASGTEDDEEEEEEEEVEECALSQEEFPSNPEEENQAFVPRSLRPILSVNSEVVETVEELDISGNVSDILGTSQNVLCPELSDEQAIVPAGPVPCDHQLDLLVDVIEFLDPDHMEGRGKFSQACKHGKANDLINERTAT, from the exons ATGATACGGAGATCGAGAATCAGCGTTCGTCCCAATGTAAAGCCTGCAGGCCGAGCTCAGACAGCTTCTCGAGATGCGTCTGTAGATAATGTTCAGCCTCCTCAGGCTTCTTCTGACTTTTCTCCATGTGAGGGGTCAGAGGTCACAGCTGAGAAGTTGAAGACTCCCCCGCCTATTGCACCTTTGGAGCGGACCAATGAGGACGTGTCTCAGAACAGCTGTCCTAGTGACAAGTTGGAGACTAATAAACATGGAGA GGATGCAGCATCTAAAAGTTCTGATGCCCAGGATTCAACAAGCACCTCTGCGACTTCTGGCCCACAGAGGAGGAAACGCTTCACAGCTCTGCCAAACCTGGCCAAACCACGAGCCTCCTCAGCCCCCTCGAGGACTCCTAAATCCCCTGTAAAACCAGTAACACCCAGTGAATCTAAAACCTCAACCCCCACTGAAGAGTCTTCCCATCAGGTACCTGAACCCGTCAACAACCCCAAGCTTCCTAGAAGACGGAGACCTTCTGAAGGAGGCAGACAGGCCAAGGTTCAGCCCATCCCTGCAACCCCGCTGCAGAATGACCGAGAGACAGATATGCAAGAGGATGGGGGATTGGAGGACACTCCTGTGCTGTTGACCATCCAGCAAGGACAGTCCAAACATCCCCTTATAAATTCCAAACCGGATACCATTTTGGTGCATGAAAAGCCTTCTGCGGTGAAAGACGTGGTTGTACAACAGGAGAGTGATTCTGGGCCACCTCCGGACCAAAGCCAATTGGATCTGTTAAGAGAAAGACTTAATAAAGTTAAGACACCATCGAAGATTCTCAAATCCTTGAAAACTCTAAATGACCCAGCAGACATGGTCAGGTTAGCTCAAGCAAGGAAACTTCGGGAGCTTCttaaaaaagaaatgaacaaGCAAAAG GAAGACAAGAAGAAACCCAAGATTGGAATCAAAGAACGCAAGGCACCTAAAGATCACACCAAAATGACAATGAGAGAGCTGATCTACTACCTCCCTGATTCCAACCCAATGAA ATCTTTCACAGAAGAGGAGCAGAAAGCATCAGAGACATTATTAGATGATGCTTCTACACTAAC GTCTTCTAATATTCCAGCTGCTCCATCAGTTCAGGAGACGTTGGTAGAAGATGCTGTTCATGAGGAAGATGAGGAAAGAATGGAAGAAACCCAGCCAGTGGAGGAAGAGCCTCTTCTAGTGCCTAGGGTGAAGGTGGCGGAGGATGGCTCTCTGATTATAGATGAGGAGAG TTTAACAGTCCAGGTGACGAGGGCAAATGGACCCAATCCGGCAGAAGACAGAGATCCTATATTTGAACGTGGGTCTACCACAACCTACTCCAGCTTTAGGAAGGGCACCTACACCAAACCCTGGTCTAATGGAG AGACTGAAATGTTTTACCTGGCTATCAGCATGGTGGGGACAGACTTCTCCATGATTAGTCAGCTGTTTCCACATCGAGCTCGAATGGAGATTAAG AACAAGTTCAAGAAAGAGGAGAGAAATAACTCATGGAGAATAGATAAAGCTTTCA AGGAGAAGCGGCGTTTGGATCTGGATTTCTTCAAAACTTTTATGGAGCAGATCTTAAAAGATGAAGAAAATaagaaaagcaaaaacaaaaggcTTGTCAAGTTGGCTAAAGCGCAGAGGAGAGTCCAAAGGAAAGTGAGAG CGACTAAAAGTAGGGAAATCGATTCTTCAACGGATTCAGAGAGCGATGTGGTGGCTGGAGAAAAGGAGAATGAAGACCTCTCAAATGATGGAGGAAGTGATACCACTCCAAAGAAACGTAGAAGAAGAGATATGAATACGCCAGAGAGGACAATCAAGAGGACAAATGGAGAGG CTGCAATAGATGATCCTGAGGACTGTGAAAATCTTGCTTCTGATGGCCAGTCACAAGATGACAG GGCTGAAAGTGAAACTTTCTCTAGCAGATACAAGAGTCCTGCTATTAAACCAGCTCAGCTCAAGGGTCGACCCCAGAGACCGATCCCGAACCTCAGCCGTAAATGGGGGAATAGGCGCCCATTGCCCAAAGGCAATGTCCAAGAGGACGGAACCTCAGCTGGGGAAGAGAGTAAAACGGACAAGTCCCCCAAG GTGCCTTCACCCTCTACAAAAGAGAAGAAGCAGTCTACAGTTCTTCTTGAATTGGAAGATTTAGAGGAAGAACCTGACCTGACTGCTGTACAAGAACAGATATTCAATAAACCAACCAG GTCAGGAAGGATCCCTAAGCTCTCTCAGCATGTGATTCAGGCAGCGGCagaggaagaagaagaggaggatgAGCTTTCCGATCTTCCTGTGTCTTCCAAAGTTCGTGGTCAGGGCATCAAGGCACGGAGATCTAAATTAAAACCAGGTCCCAGATTAAAACAGGGCATGCCTAGGAGGGGGAAATCTAGACTGGTGACCCTACTGGCCTCTGGCACAGAagatgatgaggaggaggaggaagaagaggaaGTAGAAGAATGTGCCCTGAGCCAGGAAGAATTTCCTTCAAATCCTGAAGAGGAAAACCAGGCGTTTGTGCCAAGGAGTCTACGCCCTATACTGTCTGTTAATTCAGAGGTGGTAGAAACTGTGGAAGAG CTGGACATTTCTGGGAATGTGTCTGATATCCTGGGCACTTCCCAGAATGTTTTGTGCCCCGAGTTGTCAGATGAGCAGGCTATAGTGCCTGCTGGTCCTGTCCCTTGTGATCACCAGTTGGACCTGCTTGTT GATGTCATTGAGTTCCTTGACCCAGACCACATGGAGGGTAGGGGAAAATTCTCTCAAGCTTGCAAACATGGAAAAGCAAATGATCTGATAAACGAAAGAACTGCCACATGA
- the LOC141292953 gene encoding general transcription factor 3C polypeptide 5-like isoform X2 — protein MEIVGLIGTTYKFQGMADFQYLASHNDPDGNQMSLYDKIILRKPEKKEFYDSPVPLFLPPPIFSRLDTPVDYYYRPDVLHSRETAMQSVLLKDHIIAPNRARRPNNAIFVNFDDKTIPSEPLEAAVMCWKKVCVHPNDLKAEQQLRQLFEKRPIWSRNAVKANINIHPEKMKHLLPYVAYYMLTGPWRSLWVRFGYDPRKTAEAKIYQVLDFRIRYGMKHGFGVNDMPVKPKRSAYHYSHPTTINRAVPQPASVTDITQESPSSSGPKPATAKYLLKDSVYIFRDGMLPPYRQMFYQLCDLDVEKIKNLIHKNDGNEEVCDERDGWCVPHTADELRNIISGMIQQQVRVNRPASSSQKPVRNRPKTVDSGEEEDEDEDDDEDYKPSDGSDNEMETEIAEYI, from the exons ATGGAGATAGTGGGACTTATTGGAACCACGTATAAATTTCAAG GAATGGCTGACTTCCAGTACCTAGCGTCTCACAACGATCCAGATGGAAACCAGATGTCTTTGTACGACAAGATAATTTTGCGCAAACCCGAGAAGAAAGAATTCTACGACAGTCCTGTGCCTCTTTTCCTTCCTCCTCCCATTTTCTCTCGACTCGATACGCCTGTGGATTATTACTATCGACCGGACGTATTACACAG CAGGGAAACAGCAATGCAGTCTGTTCTCCTAAAAGATCACATCATTGCCCCGAATCGAGCTCGCCGGCCAAACAATGCCATTTTTGTCAACTTCGATGACAAAACTATACCGTCAGAACCTTTAGAAGCTGCAGTGATGTGCTGGAAGAAGGTCTGTGTGCATCCTAATGATCTAAAGGCAGAGCAGCAACTCAGACAG CTCTTCGAGAAAAGGCCCATATGGTCTCGCAATGCAGTCAAGGCCAACATTAACATTCACCCTGAGAAAATGAAGCACCTCCTCCCTTATGTGGCGtactacatg TTAACAGGGCCATGGAGGAGTTTGTGGGTCAGGTTTGGATACGATCCTCGAAAGACGGCTGAAGCAAAAATCTACCAGGTTCTAGACTTCAGGATCCGCTATGGAATGAAACATG gATTCGGTGTCAATGACATGCCAGTGAAACCCAAGAGAAGTGCTTATCATTACAGCCACCCAACCACTATCAACAGGGCAG TTCCTCAACCTGCTAGTGTGACTGACATCACCCAGGAGAGTCCTTCATCTTCAGGACCCAAACCTGCCACAGCCAAGTACTTACTAAAG GACTCGGTCTACATTTTCCGAGACGGAATGCTTCCTCCATACCGCCAGATGTTCTACCAGTTGTGTGATCTAGATGTAGAAAA aataaaaaatctcATTCATAAGAATGATGGGAACGAGGAAGTGTGTGATGAGAGAGATGGCTGGTGTGTGCCGCATACGGCTGACGAGCTCAGGAATATCATCTCTGGAATGATCCAGCAACAGGTCCGAGTCAACCGGCCAG CTTCATCCAGCCAAAAGCCTGTCAGAAATAGACCAAAAACAGTTGACAGCGGAGAGGAGGAAGACGAAGATGAAGATGACGATGAAGATTACAAACCCTCTGATGGGAGCGACAACGAAATGGAAACTGAGATTGCAGAATACATCTAA